A window of Paenibacillus phoenicis genomic DNA:
TTCCTTTACAACGATACGGAACGAGCCGTAGGTCATGACATCCTTCACATACCATCAGCTTAAAACCGTTTCTGGGATCCCCGCATCGACGGAACTTCTCTACTTCTTTCCGCACATTGGCACGCAGCTTGCCACCATGTTTTGCCACAAACCGATCCCAGTGCCCTCGCTCATCAAAGAAGATTCGTTTCAAGATGTTCGTCTCCATATCCTAACCTTACCAAAAACAGAAATCAGGCGGAAGACCTGCTTCCACCTCGAAATTTTATAAATTCTATAATGTTAAAAAAAACAGCCGTTCGTCTATCGACGAAGGCTGTTTCCGAGCTTTGCCTGCGAATTGGCTAATCGCTTATTTACTTTTTTCCAGATACTCTTGCGTCCATTGGCGGCCCGCTGCCAGCTTGCTCTCTGCACGTTCAATGGCGGCCGTCACTTGAGCGGTGGCTGTCCCGCCATACACGTTGCGGGCATTCACGACAGTCTCCGGCTGCAGCACGTCATAAATGGTTTCGTCAAACAATTGCGAAAACTGCTTGAACTCGTCTAACGTCAGATCCAGCAGGTATTTGCCATTTTGGATGCAGTATAGGACGGTTTTGCCGATAACTTCGTGCGCCTGACGGAACGGCAGACCCTTGCTTGCCAGGAAGTCGGCAATGTCGGTGGCGTTGGAGAAGTCCTGGTTGACCGCTTCGCGCATCCGCTCCTTGTTCACCTTCATCGTGGCGATCATCGGCGCGAACAGCTGCAGCGCTCCTTGCAGCGTGGCGACGGTGTCGAACATGCCTTCCTTGTCCTCCTGCATGTCCTTGTTGTACGCCAGCGGCAGTGACTTCAGCACGGTTAACAGGCCCATCAGGTTGCCGTAGACCCGGCCGGTTTTGCCGCGGACCAGCTCCGGGACGTCCGGGTTTTTCTTCTGCGGCATAATGCTGCTGCCGGTGCAAAACGCATCGTCCAGTTCGATGAAGCGAAATTCGGTGCTGCTCCACAGGACCAGCTCCTCGCTGAGACGTGAGAGGTGCATCATCAGAATGGAGGCGTTGGCGAGAAACTCGACGATAAAGTCACGGTCGCTCACGGCATCCAGACTGTTTTCATACACCCCGTCAAAATGCAGCTGCTCGGCTACAAAATGGCGGTCGATCGGGAACGTCGTGCCGGCCAGTGCCCCCGCGCCCAGCGGCAGCACATTGATCCGCTTGTAGCTGTCCTGCAGGCGCTCGATATCGCGTTGGAACATCGACACGTACGCCAGCAAATGATGGGCGAACAGGATCGGCTGCGCCCGCTGCAGATGGGTGTAGCCCGGCACAATCGTGTCGAGGTTCGCTTTGGCTTGTCCCAGCAGCGCCTCCTGCAGTTCCTGCAACAGGCCCACGAATTCGACCACCCGCTTGCGCAGGTAAAGGTGCATGTCCGTCGCTACCTGGTCGTTGCGGCTGCGCCCGGTGTGCAGCTTCCCGCCAACCGGCCCCACCTCGTCGATCAGTTGCTTCTCAATGTTCATATGGATGTCTTCGTCCGACACGGAATATTCCATCTCGCCGCGGCGGATCTTCAGCAGAACCTGATGCAAGCCTTCCTTGATCTTCTCGACATCCTCTTCCGGCAAGATCCCGCATTTGCCCAGCATGGTAACATGCGCGAGACTTCCTTGCACATCCTCCTCCGCCAACGCTTTATCAAACCCGATGGAGGCGGTATACTCCTCAACTAAACGGTTGGTCTGCTTCGTAAAGCGGCCACCCCACAGCTTGCTCACCTGACCCACTCCTTAACTCGAAACTTGATTGCTATTTCCAATCAATTCAGAACAGAAACAGAAGGAAATGTATTCGAAATTTCGACTACATTTCCTCGCGAACAATCGAAATTGTAGATTCTATTCGAAAAATCATACACATTCCCGCCTCATCCCCGCAAAAAGCTCAATTATATACGAAATTTCATACACATTGGGGTCTAATCGCTAAAAATCGGCGAATTGTATTCAATTTTTCGAATAGATTTTGGGTACACCCTTTACTTGCCGCTGTTTTGCGCCACACCCGCGCCAACTTTCAGACGCAGCGCGTTCAGATGGATGAAGCCGGTGGCGTCGCCTTGGTCGTACGCTTGCGTAGGATCGGCCTCCATCGTAGCGATATCCGGGTTGTACAAGCTGACTGGACTCTTCACGCCGGCGGCGATGATGTTGCCTTTGTACAGCTTCACGCGCACCGTACCTGTTACATTCTTCTGGCTCTCCGTCACCAGCGCTTGCAGCGCCAAGCGTTCCGGCGCAAACCAGAAGCCGTTGTAGACGAGCGTGCTGTAACGGGTGATCAGGCTGTCGCGCAGGTTCATGACCTCGCGGTCCATCGTCAGCGATTCCATTTTGCGATGAGCCGTGAACAGAATCGTTCCGCCCGGCGTCTCATATACCCCGCGGCTCTTCATGCCGACAAACCGGTTCTCCACCATGTCGACGCGGCCGATGCCATGTTTGCCGCCCAGCTCATTCAGCTTCTCCATGACCCCAAGCGGGCTCAACCGTTCGCCATTGAGGGCTACGCAGTTCCCTTGCTCGAACTCCAGCTCCAGATACTCCGGTTGATCCGGGGCATCCTCCGGCGACACGCTGAGCAGGTACATGTCTTTGTTTTCCGGGGCGGATGCGTCAAACCACGGATCTTCCAACACGCCGCTTTCATAGCTGATATGCAGCAGGTTGCGGTCCATCGAGTAAGGCTTCGCTGCAGAGGCTGTTACTGGAATGCCATTCGCTTCTGCATAGGCGATCATTTCAGCGCGTCCCGGGAAGCGATCGCGGAACTCGCTCAACCGCCAAGGGGCAATCACGCGAATTTCCGGCGCCAACGCCGCTGCTGCCAGCTCAAAGCGCACTTGGTCGTTGCCTTTGCCGGTGGCGCCGTGAGCGATCGCCGTTGCGCCTTCCGCGCGGGCGATTTCCACCATGCGCTTCGCGATCAGCGGACGGGCGATGCTGGTGCC
This region includes:
- a CDS encoding argininosuccinate synthase → MAKEKIVLAYSGGLDTSVILKWLKETYDAEIIAFTADIGQKEELDGLEAKALATGASKVYIDDLRDEFAKDFIYPMFQAGALYEGQYLLGTSIARPLIAKRMVEIARAEGATAIAHGATGKGNDQVRFELAAAALAPEIRVIAPWRLSEFRDRFPGRAEMIAYAEANGIPVTASAAKPYSMDRNLLHISYESGVLEDPWFDASAPENKDMYLLSVSPEDAPDQPEYLELEFEQGNCVALNGERLSPLGVMEKLNELGGKHGIGRVDMVENRFVGMKSRGVYETPGGTILFTAHRKMESLTMDREVMNLRDSLITRYSTLVYNGFWFAPERLALQALVTESQKNVTGTVRVKLYKGNIIAAGVKSPVSLYNPDIATMEADPTQAYDQGDATGFIHLNALRLKVGAGVAQNSGK
- the argH gene encoding argininosuccinate lyase: MSKLWGGRFTKQTNRLVEEYTASIGFDKALAEEDVQGSLAHVTMLGKCGILPEEDVEKIKEGLHQVLLKIRRGEMEYSVSDEDIHMNIEKQLIDEVGPVGGKLHTGRSRNDQVATDMHLYLRKRVVEFVGLLQELQEALLGQAKANLDTIVPGYTHLQRAQPILFAHHLLAYVSMFQRDIERLQDSYKRINVLPLGAGALAGTTFPIDRHFVAEQLHFDGVYENSLDAVSDRDFIVEFLANASILMMHLSRLSEELVLWSSTEFRFIELDDAFCTGSSIMPQKKNPDVPELVRGKTGRVYGNLMGLLTVLKSLPLAYNKDMQEDKEGMFDTVATLQGALQLFAPMIATMKVNKERMREAVNQDFSNATDIADFLASKGLPFRQAHEVIGKTVLYCIQNGKYLLDLTLDEFKQFSQLFDETIYDVLQPETVVNARNVYGGTATAQVTAAIERAESKLAAGRQWTQEYLEKSK